Part of the Motacilla alba alba isolate MOTALB_02 chromosome Z, Motacilla_alba_V1.0_pri, whole genome shotgun sequence genome, TTGTCAATACTTTGTGTTTTAGCTGAGATGGATCAGTAATTCAcgattttattttttttaagacatcACTTTCAATATTCCACAAAAATGAATTCTCTGTTAAAAGAAGATTCAGTGATTTTCTTGGTCTGCACAGCAAATTAGCAACAAAATACATGCATATTGGTTATATTGTGCCTCCAGCTCCAGAAAAAAGTATTGTAGGTAAGTGCAGTTCCAATAAGTACTGAATACAAAGTCTTCTGCATAAATACTGCTTTCTTCTCAGGTGGTCCAAATGTTATTAGTGTCCTGTATTTTCTAAAAGTTCATGTTAAATTGGAAAGATATGTAATGGCCTCTTCCAAACTCAGACAAGTGTTGATAATGAGAAAGATAATCTCTTAATGCATGGCCTTGTGGTTATCTATGAATCTTTCTTTGCTGTTGGCCTTCAAGAGCTGATTAGTCTACCAAAACAAGAATGTTaaaagaaagtttatttttaagttgAGCTGTTATCAATTGCTTGCAGTATATACAGCTTCATACATAACTTCAGATCCCTGatacttctttttgtttcttttgatcATGGTGAATGCAAAACCTCTCATAAATTTTGCAAggttttaatgcaaaaaatgaCTTTTGGGTTGAATACCTTAAAGGATCAGATCCTTTCTTCCTGAGCTAAAAAGCCTGCCTGGTGcattaaaacaattttcagttttgtgaTCTCTAAGTAGGAGAGGTTCTTTCAAAATaggtaaatatttaaaacagtaaaGCCTGTTAAAGACTTTTGTGTTACTCATATAAGTAAGTGATTCGAATCTAGAATGTTGTTTGATATGTAGGCAATGGCAGAACTTCTTTTCAGTAGTTTAGTCCGTAAAGACAATCAGAACAGCAGTTTTTTGTGTGAGTAGGAGTAGGCAGATTGAGTAGGTGTAGGCAGCAAGAGGCTTGCAAAATTCATGATTTTACTTCTGTGGAAAAGCACTGTGTTATTAAGCCTGTGAGACTGAAAATTTGACCTGAATTTTTGGTAGTTCCTAAAATTTATGGGTAATTCTGTAATCAGTTTTTCctgtaataaaaataagtttaattCCAAATGCCAACAGGACTTATGGAAATGGAATGAGGTTTCTGATCATGTCCTTTTGATAATACAACATTTAAGGCATTTATGACAGTGTGCATTTACATGAAAATGTAGTGCTTGCATCACAGTCAAATTCAGCTTAGACTGGATTTCAGCTACCACTTGAACAAAACCAGCATAAAAATTGATATACATGGAAGACGGTAAAATGGTGGGACATACTGCGATGCAAGCAAGCACTGGATGGCGCTTCAAAGCCTTGTGTAGATACTTTAAGGTACAGGTAGGTTGGGAAGACTCAGACTCTGtagaatattttctaaaaaacatGAAACTCCATCTTTAAAGGTGAACTTCACAGGTGTTACATAGTTCTGTTCAAGAGCATGTAGTCAGTACATTTCCAgttctggagaaaagaaggaattgaTTCTGGTCTGTTTTGAAATAATGCATATTAAAGCAGAGAGTTGAGAAAGCAGCTGAAAGTAAGATTATAGTCTTTACATTATGCATGTTTATATTTAAAGTCCCAATACATAATGTCATATGTTCAATGTTATGCAGTGTGTGTGCTGTAAAGAAGTCTGTTCATTTTATTACACTGTTGGTAACACCTGGAGTTTAAAGCTCCAGTTTTATTGTGTTGATGAGCGGTAGGGGCTGGAATTTTAGATCTTAGCTACAAATTCAAGTCCATCAATTACTGACTGTGGaacaaaaggataaaaatcAGTCAGTTGTGAACTGGAATTGGACATTCATTAAGGTACCTCACTATTTACATAAGTGTGTATGAAaatcatgttttcatttttaaagaaaataatctgttaTGTCATGGATCTTTTCCTGTGAAGGAAGAGTGTTTGGTCTACAGAAGAAGTCTTTGCACTGGCATTTAAATAGGCTTATAttagcagagaaagaaaagtggcAAGATACTTAGAAATAACTGTCATTTTTACAGGGTAGGAATTCCTCATATGGGTCATTTGTTTGTGTATTCAGTTTCTCCTATGAACTTCTGTTCAAAGTTCATCTATGAAGGCTCTTTTTTATTAAGCCACAggatttccttcttttctgcagtAAAATATTAGTGTATAGTAATACTGTAATGTAAAAAGGTGAGGCATGTGAATTACCTCAACTTCCCTTGAATACTTGAATCATTTATGTTTGAAGACATACTCAATTTTACTGACAATTTTATGGATGTATTTACATTACACTGTGTAGAATACTTTTGGGAAAAATCTTtatcagatttattttcatcatgttgcagaggagggaaaaatcaaggCTGAGAGGTTAAGGGTTCAGTCTTGTTCCTTTAAGGCTTTGCTGCTTGTCTCCTCCAGGGGTTACTGTGTGAAACTTCTCTCTCCAGAAGGGAGATTGGGTGAGGAACTTAGGGAGCTGTTGACCTGTCAGATCAGTGAGTACATCATCAGAATCTCAAAGATTCTGATTTAGATTGTCTCTAAAGAGACACAAAAGTAACAGATAAGAAATATACTACAGCTAGAAATCAGACATCTGGATTGTATAATAAAAtgcctttcctgtttttcaggaaataagAATAATTATTGATGTCCAGTGTTTCATGGTGTTTTTGATGGGACTCATTGCTAAACTCTTGAGTTTATATCCTTAGCATGACAAATAGTGAGTTCAGTCTGACTATTTTAGAGTTCTTCTGTTGCTGAGGTTGAATTTATTTCCTGTGCCATGACACATCAATAACTAGTTGGCACTCTTGTCTTGATCAGAGAAAGCACTATAAGGCTACATACATTTTATTCTGCTGATTCTGTTCTCCATGCAGTTCCGTTCAGAATTTTCAGAACTTGTTAGTTTGCATTAGTTAATTAAAATCTATTTGTTTaagaacttaaaagaaaaaatagtacAAGTAAAATAATGGTAATAAGCTTACCAGTGAATAGGCTTATAATGTGAGAACATTTTTGTATTCTGCTTTATATGGCtaactgttttcttcttctggtgTGAGTTGCCAGTAAGACTCTGATCAacatttacattattttcataAACACAAGTTCACCTAGTTTTACTTAACCATTAGTCACAATTAATATGTCCCAGGAAATTGAGTATTTCACAGAGCTACTTTCACAAAACCATGCACCAtgcagttgattttttttttttacgttCCTGTGTAGTGTTTTTCACtgtaatttgctttaaatatgtAAACTTAGGTGAGCCTTATATTCTAATCACATCAGTTATGCTAGTGATTTATCTGTGATAAAATCAATATGATGCTGTTTCCTTCAAGGCATGACCAAGGTTAAAGTAGGCAAAGAAGATTCTTCATCTACTGAATTTGTGGAGAAAAGAAGAGCAGCTCTAGAAAGGTAGTGTGTGTATCTAACTAAAATTTATTTAGGCTCAGAATTACTTGCAGTATACTATATGGGTTCTGTAATTGCAACATTGGTGATCTGTACTTAAGTGAATTCTGGAGACTGTATACAGCTGTCAAATTTTTGAGTAGAAATGGATTAATTCCCATCATTAACAGGAAGAATAGTCCTATTCATAAAAATGATGATAGCTAACTTGTTTCAGGCTTAAAATTAAGATTGCAGAGGTTCAGTAAGTAAAACTACCATTACCATATTCTGTAGACATTTTGGGTTGAAAGAATTAAGACAGTTACAGCAATGTATTTATTCCATAGCAAATCAGCTGTTGGGCAGGAAGGCAGGCGAAGAGGCCTTCAATTGCTTGAAAGTAAAATGGGCTACTGATGATGTGCATTGATGACATTGATGTGACTTGCTGAATTTTGGCATAAGAGATACTGGATCTCTGTCACCCACCACTGATAGCACAGTTGATACTGTCAAAGTATCTTTGTCAGGGAAGGGTCCTGTCTCTGGTATACTACCACCTTAACCTTAACTTGTACTTCATACTAAGTatggaacaaggaaaaaaagtggagCAATCTAATGTGTAAAATAGTTTAACTGGATCCTTaccttcttcaggaaaaaacagataAGGATCTGGTAAACATACCTAATGGAGGGTggataaaaaaattactcttgaGGTCTAAGGAGTAGTGCAGAATAAAGAAGGAATGAGTTACATTGAATTGTACTTGTGCGTGTATGAGAACTAAATGGATTGAAGACTCTTGTCTATCCAGCCCATAAATAGTTTATACCCAGTCTAGAATCAACTAACTTGTCCAAGATTTcctaaaattctaaaataaatcagCTAGAATTACCTGTAACAAAAAGCCTGTCCACTGAAGTgtacaaaaatgtttaaataagttcttggtttttttttttttttctggcataaACAAGTTAATAAAGGAGTCTTCACTCAGCTGTTTAAAATAAGAAGCATATTATTTTACCACTATCCAACATAGATATGGCAGGCCCCACCTTAAGAAATTTCTGGTGTAAACAAACTCTGTTGTGAAACACTACCCAACCTTTAGTATGTTACATTGTGGTATGGAGTGCATGGCACTGTATTATGTTCAGTCAGGCACATTAAATCTGTTCTGTTAcctgatattttaatttttaaaatcataggTATCTACAACGAACAGTAAAACACCCAACCCTGCTACAGGATCCAGATTTGAGACAATTCTTGGAAAGTTCTGAGGTATTTATGTTCCTTTAACTTATCTTATTTATTTCTAGATATGGTAACCTACCAAGCAATATATTCACTTTGCATTGAGACTAATCCCCTAAAATAATATGAAATCAAATTGGACCATGCCCTTCATGGGCTAGAATGGCAGAGGCTACTTAGGTAATGATGTGCCTCAGGCTCTGGTAAAACTTACAGTGCTAGTGAGAAAAAGCTAGTTGCTGTATAGTGACTTCTCAAGTGAGTCAGTCTTTTCAGTTCTAATGCTTGTTAAGTAAGATCTAAAATTAAACTGGCTTGGAGTCAGCTCTCTTGCCTCTAGGAATTCAGCTTGAGGTATATTGGTAGGATAATGTGAAAATGCtggcatttctgtgctgctgaccAGGCTCGGTACTTTTGTGAATTAGGATTTCAGTTGCCTGCACTATTAATCTGGTACCTTTCACAAGATTAAATTGTTAAAGATACAACATATCTCTTTATAAATGTGCATAGTGGTTTCACTCTAATACTGAACTGTGTTTTGCCTAATGTCAGTATCTTAGTTATACTAATAAGTCACAGAGGCCTCCATACTGACAAAAGCATCAATAGATAACTTACATTGGGTTTGTCAATGCTGCTGACAGACAAAACATCACATGAAGGGTAAGTGGTCTGACATAGGGGCCACCTTGTATAGCATACACAATCTAGCCTGAATATAATATCAATTAAATTTAAAGTTTGTTAATTTAACTCTGAGTGTTTCTTAGTACCTAAGCAGATACTTACATACGTTTATAGCCTTATatattgaaaagcaaaaataattaacCTTTTATTATCAGCATGCAGTGCATGTGTTGCATTGTAACACAATTTCATTTGTCCAATTTGTTAGAAATCTAagcttttctgttcctgtaGTGGCAGTTTGTTCATTGTAGCATATAGGTGGCCATTTAGGACATTTCATAACAGTTCATAACAGCTTTGGACAAGTGGTTTGTTTGTTCCATTTAAATGTAAAGATGtagaagaaaagtaaatagtctatatttttaagttttcctcTTGAGAATGTAGAAGTAGTAAATTTGAGAAATTAGATTCCACTATATTGAAACACACAGGACTAAAGAAAACACTatatccttttctttcccccttgtGCCCAGTTAAACCTCCATCCTTTTAACCAGTCTCTTTGCCCTTATTTGTCATTCAATTCCAGCTGCCGAGAGCAGTTAACACCCAGGCTCTGAGTGGAGCAGGAATATTGAGAATGGTGAACAAGGCTGCCGACGCTGTCAACAAAATGACAATCAAGATGAATGAATCGGATGCAGTAAGAGCTGATTTTTCGGCTTGAATAATGAGATGAATTAATGAGCCTCAACAATTGCATTTTAAAGCTGTAGAAGTAGAAAATGGGTTATTAATTTCCTTATCGGCTTGAATTCTTAGCTGTATCAGTTGACCACCCTGGAAGTACCTGGATAATTTGCTTCTTTAGaaccagaaatgttttttgtaaTCTAATTTGTAATGCTTGACTCTTTCATCTTTTGTTAGTGgtttgaagaaaaacagcagcaatttgAGAATCTGGATCAGCAGCTTAGGAAGCTTCATGCCAGTGTTGAAGCATTAGTCTGCCACAGAAAAGGTAACTTTACTTTTACATGAACCTTAGGAAATGGAGATGAGACAAGAGCTCAGCATGTCAGAACTCTTAACTAAAATAGTTACACAACATATTTACTGCAAAAATTTTCTACTTGTATCTTCTACTTTAAACTGCTCTTGTATTTTGGTACACCTgcctttaattttaaatttaaccAGGGTATCTGTCATTCCTAGTGTCACTGTAATGATctagcatatttttttttccttgcacagTTTCAGTATCACACCTAGCAACTGATTCTCCTACAGTAGACATCCGTAAATTTATCTTTAGGTCTCATGGCAAgagtaatttctttctgaacaAAAGTGGCTACATAAATCCATTTAAACATCTTTTAGTTCAGTATTGGTCTGTTAACTGAGTTTAAATGCTTACACAGGAATTTCTTATTCTTAATTTAGTCTGCATAATCATATACCCTCGAACTACTGTTAAGGTAAACTTTTCTGGGAAGATAAATAGTCACAGAATATCAGCGTTTTGTTTGCTGATTTTAGATAGAAGCAAAACCTGTAAGcttatattttaataacatgTGCTGCTCTTTGTCAGAGATGGATTTCTATcgattatttaaaaaaaccaaacataataaaaaccaaaccagacaaAACCCTAATCAAACCACAATTATGAATTTGTAGCTCAAGAAGACCATAAGTGTGCTTTCTGACGATATTACAATATGTTAAAATATGGTGTCACCTTGGAGTGTTTccaaaagtaaatgaaaatgttgtAAGTTGCTTTCTCATAATTCCAATCAAGAGTTACTCTCTGCAGTAAGAATATCTTTAGCCACCTATCCTCAAGGCTATGGAGTATTTAAGAAgtaatggaaaatggaaatctTTATTTACGGTTGATTTGACACCTTATAGATTTGAAGAAATGTTGGATCATTGGGTTTTTTCTAAGAGTTGTGTTCAAATTGTAAAGGTTTTAAATATCTGAAGACAGCGTCCTTCTGCAATCACTTCTGGTGTTCTGATGGTTCTGCAGGGGCAGCAAAATTGTAAACTGATCTCAAGTAATTTGGACCAAACGTTTGTTCAAAGGTCCTTCATGGAACTAAACTTTGTACAGGATTACTTACATGGGATTTGAGACAATTGCACCAGTATTTGTTAATAAATAAGCTCAAAACTTCACTCTACAGATACTGATGATATGTGagctttggttgttttttattttaaggtatATCAGAATGTGACAATACATTACAGTATGCACACATAAAAGTTATTTAAAGTCAGTAAACAGcccaacagaaataaattccaCTCATGGGAGTAGTGATTTTGTGAAAGCCTTTTGTTTCTATGCTGAACTGAATGGAAAATAAGTACTGTAAACCTGTTAAAATTGTTCTGAAAATTTGCTCTGTAGGtgaatttgcttttgttttgtcgGTTTGCGTTTTCTCTGAAGTAGGCAATTGGATAATACTGGagtgactttttcttttcatatctTTTGCTGAACAGACATTAAGCATGACATTAACAGACTTGGCAAAGCATTTACTGAGAGTTTTTTTACACAGGAGTCTTTCTCCTAAATGTGGTTTCATTGTAATGTCTTAATCTTAACGAGATCTTTACCTTCATTTCAGTTGGTGAAGTTAAACCTCTGCTCCACTGATTTATGCTGCAGAGTAATGTAATAAATTAACTAAATCATGCTGAACATTActcctgtgtttcagagctTTCAGCCAACACCGCTGCCTTTGCTAAAAGTGCTGCCATGTTAGGTAACTCGGAGGACCACACTGCTCTGTCTAGAGCTTtgtctcagcttgcagaggtTGAAGAGAAGATAGATCAGTTGCATCAAGAACAAGCTTTTGCTGATTTCTATGTGTTCTCAGAACTGCTTGGTGATTACATTCGTCTGATTGCTGCAGTAAAAGTGAGTACTACtaggaaaaatactgaattagCATTTAAAGTCCCATTCCTCAGCCTATAGGTTTAGGGCAAATGAATGTGTGCATTTGCTCCTGTAACACAATTAAGTTTTTGCCTGATGTTCTCACAGGGTAAAGTGAAAGCATTCATGAGTTATTCCAATGATAAAAATGGCTGTGATCAAAGATATGAATGAAGTGGTTagatccagaaaaaaatgcaaatctaCTTTGAGCAGTA contains:
- the SNX2 gene encoding sorting nexin-2 isoform X3; translated protein: MLDCDREDLFAEATEEVSLDSPERDPILSPEPTPAVTPVTPTTLIAPRMESKNVTAPVIFDRSREEIEEEANGDLFDIEINVSDPEKVGDGMNAYMAYRVTTKTSLSIFHKNEFSVKRRFSDFLGLHSKLATKYMHIGYIVPPAPEKSIVGMTKVKVGKEDSSSTEFVEKRRAALERYLQRTVKHPTLLQDPDLRQFLESSELPRAVNTQALSGAGILRMVNKAADAVNKMTIKMNESDAWFEEKQQQFENLDQQLRKLHASVEALVCHRKELSANTAAFAKSAAMLGNSEDHTALSRALSQLAEVEEKIDQLHQEQAFADFYVFSELLGDYIRLIAAVKGVFDHRMKCWQKWQDAQVTLQKKREAEAKLQLANKPDKLQQAKDEIKEEIEEWETKVQQGEKDFEQISKTIRKEVGRFEKERVKDFKTVIVEYLESLVQTQQQLIKYWEAFLPEAKAIA